The following are encoded in a window of Amycolatopsis lexingtonensis genomic DNA:
- the alc gene encoding allantoicase: MEAVVSDRPEWTELPDLASRRFGGTVMWATDELFAEKENLVNPWVPAHRAETFGPKGQVYDGWETRRHREPGDDQAVLRLGLAGTVTGVIVDTAFFKGNYPPFVSVEATSVPGYPSAAELASADWDVLVDRAPAAGHTENFYAVNGSRRYTHVRLTQHPDGGVARLRVHGLPIPDPDLLDLDALDLAALENGAVVTGCSNKFYSSPNNLLSPGLAAHQAEGWETARRRDDGNDWVTLRLAGAGHVRFAELDTSNLKGNAPGWASVSGRDTYGEWVDLLPKTRLQPDTRHRFALKDGPEVTEARLDIYPDGGLARLRLFGRLTEAGRTNLKARFAKTR; the protein is encoded by the coding sequence ATGGAGGCTGTGGTGTCCGACCGTCCTGAGTGGACAGAACTGCCCGATCTCGCTTCCCGGCGCTTCGGCGGGACCGTGATGTGGGCGACCGACGAGCTGTTCGCCGAGAAGGAGAACCTGGTCAACCCGTGGGTCCCGGCGCACCGCGCGGAGACGTTCGGACCCAAGGGCCAGGTCTACGACGGCTGGGAAACCCGCCGCCACCGCGAACCGGGCGACGACCAGGCCGTGCTGCGGCTCGGCCTGGCGGGCACGGTCACCGGCGTCATCGTCGACACGGCGTTCTTCAAGGGCAACTACCCGCCGTTCGTCTCGGTCGAAGCGACGTCGGTCCCGGGCTACCCGTCGGCGGCCGAGCTGGCGTCGGCCGACTGGGACGTCCTGGTCGACCGCGCCCCCGCGGCGGGCCACACGGAGAACTTCTACGCGGTCAACGGTTCCCGCCGCTACACGCACGTCCGGCTGACGCAGCACCCGGACGGCGGCGTCGCCCGCCTGCGCGTCCACGGGCTGCCGATCCCGGACCCCGACCTGCTGGACCTCGACGCGCTCGACCTGGCGGCGCTGGAGAACGGCGCCGTCGTCACCGGTTGCAGCAACAAGTTCTACTCATCCCCGAACAACCTGCTGTCCCCGGGTTTGGCGGCGCACCAGGCGGAGGGCTGGGAGACGGCCCGCCGCCGCGACGACGGCAACGACTGGGTGACGCTGCGCCTGGCCGGCGCCGGCCACGTCCGGTTCGCGGAGCTGGACACGAGCAACCTGAAGGGCAACGCCCCGGGCTGGGCCTCGGTCAGCGGCCGCGACACCTACGGCGAGTGGGTCGACCTGCTCCCGAAGACCCGCCTGCAGCCGGACACCCGCCACCGCTTCGCCCTCAAGGACGGCCCGGAGGTGACCGAAGCCCGCCTGGACATCTACCCGGACGGCGGCCTCGCGCGGTTGCGCCTTTTCGGACGGCTCACGGAGGCGGGCCGCACGAACCTCAAGGCGCGGTTCGCGAAGACGCGCTAG
- a CDS encoding helix-turn-helix domain-containing protein — protein MRLEAEFTSEPFHGEGSPPEHALAARDAAAEAGLETDFGPLGTLARGEAKELYDALPAIAKAALEGGATRVTLQLRRADDERSAPTVELNDALARLIADVERELGAKLGELDRAGKQRAVRLLRERGAFGLRKSVSSVADALGVTRFTVYNYLNREAD, from the coding sequence GTGCGGCTTGAAGCGGAGTTCACCAGCGAACCGTTCCACGGCGAAGGTTCGCCGCCCGAGCACGCGCTCGCCGCGCGGGACGCCGCCGCGGAAGCGGGACTGGAGACCGACTTCGGGCCGCTCGGCACCCTCGCCAGGGGCGAGGCGAAGGAGCTGTACGACGCGCTCCCGGCGATCGCGAAAGCCGCGCTGGAGGGCGGCGCCACCCGCGTCACGCTGCAGCTGCGCCGGGCCGACGACGAGCGGAGCGCGCCCACGGTCGAGCTGAACGACGCGCTGGCCCGGCTGATCGCCGACGTCGAACGCGAACTGGGCGCCAAGCTCGGCGAACTCGACCGCGCCGGCAAGCAGCGCGCGGTCCGGCTCCTGCGCGAACGCGGTGCCTTCGGCCTGCGGAAATCGGTCTCTTCGGTGGCCGACGCGCTGGGGGTCACGCGGTTCACGGTCTACAACTACCTCAACCGGGAAGCGGACTGA
- a CDS encoding TetR/AcrR family transcriptional regulator: MAAGAELFRRNGYTGTGLKQIVSEANAPFGSLYHFFPGGKEQLGAEVIRTSGLAYIQLFDLFIAPAPDLISGIESFFAAGIATLEATDYVEGCPIATVALEVASTNEPLRQATAEVFTAWIDAGTEKFAKFGIGRAAARTLTITAVNNLEGAFVLCRALRDTEAMAVAGAATVDVARRLLNENAQL; this comes from the coding sequence ATGGCCGCCGGCGCGGAGTTGTTCCGGCGCAACGGCTACACCGGCACCGGGCTCAAGCAGATCGTCTCGGAGGCCAACGCGCCGTTCGGGTCGCTCTACCACTTCTTCCCCGGCGGCAAGGAGCAGCTCGGCGCCGAGGTCATCCGTACGTCCGGGCTCGCCTACATCCAGCTCTTCGACCTCTTCATCGCACCCGCCCCCGACCTGATCAGCGGGATCGAGTCCTTCTTCGCCGCCGGGATCGCGACCCTCGAAGCGACCGACTACGTCGAGGGCTGCCCGATCGCGACCGTCGCACTGGAAGTCGCGAGCACCAACGAGCCGCTGCGGCAGGCCACCGCCGAGGTCTTCACCGCGTGGATCGACGCCGGCACCGAGAAGTTCGCGAAGTTCGGCATCGGCCGTGCAGCGGCCCGGACGCTGACGATCACCGCCGTCAACAACCTCGAAGGCGCGTTCGTGCTCTGCCGCGCGCTGCGCGACACCGAAGCGATGGCCGTCGCCGGGGCCGCGACCGTCGACGTCGCCCGTCGGCTCCTCAACGAGAACGCACAACTTTAG
- the uraH gene encoding hydroxyisourate hydrolase: protein MSLVTTHVLDTAKGRPASGIAVRFETADGKPIADGRTDDDGRIRDLGPETLEPGVYRLVFDTGTYLGPDAFFPEVTLTFRILDGTAHHHVPLLLSPFAHSTYRGS from the coding sequence GTGAGCCTCGTGACGACCCATGTTCTCGACACGGCGAAGGGGCGGCCAGCGTCCGGGATCGCCGTCCGCTTCGAGACCGCCGACGGGAAGCCGATCGCCGACGGCCGCACCGACGACGACGGCCGCATCCGCGACCTCGGCCCGGAAACCCTCGAGCCCGGCGTCTACCGGCTGGTCTTCGACACCGGCACCTACCTGGGCCCGGACGCGTTCTTCCCGGAGGTCACCTTGACCTTCCGGATTCTCGACGGCACCGCGCACCACCACGTGCCGCTCCTGCTCAGCCCGTTCGCCCATTCGACCTACCGAGGGAGCTGA
- the pucD gene encoding xanthine dehydrogenase subunit D yields MTTTVSTQAVDGVGTSPRRPDGTVKVRGEFAYSSDLWHEDMVWGVTLRSPHPYARITAIDITDALTVPGVYAVLTHEDVPGLNRYGLEHADQPVLAAEVVRYQGEPVALVAADHPETARRAMKRIVVSYEELEPVTDSEAAVAGEGPSLHDGGNVVRHVKIRRGPQDVPADVVVSGVYEVGMQDQAFLGPESGLAVPDTEGGVDLYVATQWLHVDQQQIVAALGLPVEKVRLTLGGVGGAFGGREDLSMQVHACLLALHTGKPVKMVYNREESFYGHVHRHPAKMYYEHGATRDGRLVYVRTRLCLDGGAYASSTGAVVANAATLGVGPYKVDSVAVDCWGTYTNNPPCGAMRGFGAVQAAFGYESQMDKLADACGLDPVEIRVRNAMSEGDLMPTGQAVDSAAPVAELLRLVRDKPMPPERPFDLRHMPGGVSNTTHGEGVVRGVGYAVGIKNVCFSEGFDDYSTARVRLQLVGGEPAATVHTAACEVGQGLVTIMQQIVRTELGVEQVTILPMDTSIGNGGSTSASRQTYVTGGAVQAACGAVRAKLLSRFDRKTRIAGGKLVAADGQVLAGLADVLGDDVYDETVEWRHRPTSALDPETGQGTAHVQYAFAAHRAVVDVDTELGLVKVVALDCAQDVGKALNPQAVLGQIQGGSAQGLGLAVMEEIQTSGGKIRNPSFTDYLIPTVLDMPPMSIDVLERPDPHAPYGLRGVGEPPTISSTPAIVAAIRAATGLALTRVPVRPEHLTAT; encoded by the coding sequence ATGACCACCACCGTCAGCACGCAGGCGGTCGACGGCGTCGGCACGTCCCCGCGCCGCCCCGACGGCACGGTCAAGGTCCGCGGCGAGTTCGCGTACTCCTCGGACCTGTGGCACGAGGACATGGTGTGGGGCGTGACGCTGCGCAGCCCGCACCCGTACGCGCGGATCACCGCGATCGACATCACCGACGCCCTCACCGTGCCGGGCGTCTACGCCGTGCTCACGCACGAGGACGTCCCGGGCCTCAACCGGTACGGCCTGGAGCACGCCGACCAGCCGGTGCTCGCGGCCGAAGTCGTGCGGTACCAGGGGGAACCGGTCGCGCTCGTCGCCGCCGACCACCCGGAGACCGCACGCCGCGCGATGAAGCGGATCGTCGTTTCCTACGAGGAACTGGAGCCCGTCACGGACTCCGAAGCGGCCGTCGCGGGCGAAGGACCTTCGCTGCATGACGGCGGCAACGTCGTGCGGCACGTGAAGATCCGCCGCGGGCCCCAGGACGTCCCGGCCGACGTCGTCGTCTCGGGTGTCTACGAGGTCGGCATGCAGGACCAGGCCTTCCTCGGCCCGGAGTCCGGGCTCGCCGTGCCGGACACCGAAGGCGGCGTCGACCTGTACGTCGCGACGCAGTGGCTGCACGTCGACCAGCAGCAGATCGTCGCCGCGCTGGGCCTGCCGGTGGAGAAGGTACGGCTCACGCTCGGCGGCGTCGGCGGGGCGTTCGGCGGCCGCGAAGACCTGTCGATGCAGGTGCACGCGTGCCTGCTGGCCCTGCACACCGGCAAGCCGGTGAAGATGGTCTACAACCGCGAAGAATCCTTCTACGGCCACGTGCACCGCCACCCGGCGAAGATGTACTACGAGCACGGCGCCACCCGCGACGGCCGGCTGGTGTACGTCCGCACGCGGCTGTGCCTCGACGGCGGCGCGTACGCCTCCTCCACGGGCGCGGTGGTGGCGAACGCGGCGACCCTCGGCGTCGGTCCGTACAAAGTGGACAGTGTGGCCGTCGACTGCTGGGGCACGTACACGAACAACCCGCCGTGCGGCGCGATGCGCGGGTTCGGCGCGGTGCAGGCAGCGTTCGGCTACGAGTCCCAGATGGACAAGCTCGCGGACGCCTGCGGCCTGGACCCGGTGGAGATCCGCGTCCGCAACGCGATGAGCGAAGGCGACCTGATGCCGACCGGCCAGGCCGTCGACTCCGCCGCCCCGGTCGCCGAGCTGCTGAGACTGGTGCGGGACAAGCCGATGCCGCCCGAGCGGCCCTTCGACCTGCGGCACATGCCCGGTGGCGTCTCCAACACGACGCACGGCGAAGGCGTCGTCCGCGGGGTCGGGTACGCCGTCGGGATCAAGAACGTCTGCTTCTCCGAGGGTTTCGACGACTACTCGACCGCGCGCGTGCGCCTGCAGCTGGTCGGCGGTGAGCCGGCGGCGACCGTGCACACCGCGGCCTGCGAGGTCGGCCAGGGCCTGGTGACGATCATGCAGCAGATCGTCCGGACCGAGCTGGGCGTCGAGCAGGTGACGATCCTGCCGATGGACACCTCGATCGGCAACGGCGGCTCGACGTCGGCGTCGCGCCAGACCTACGTCACCGGCGGCGCGGTCCAGGCCGCCTGCGGCGCGGTGCGGGCGAAGCTGCTGTCGCGGTTCGACCGGAAGACGCGCATCGCCGGCGGCAAGCTCGTCGCGGCCGACGGCCAGGTGCTCGCCGGCCTGGCGGACGTCCTCGGCGACGACGTCTACGACGAGACCGTGGAGTGGCGGCACCGGCCGACGTCCGCGCTGGACCCGGAAACCGGGCAGGGCACCGCGCACGTGCAGTACGCGTTCGCCGCGCACCGGGCGGTCGTCGACGTCGACACCGAGCTGGGCCTGGTGAAGGTGGTCGCGCTCGACTGCGCCCAGGACGTCGGCAAGGCGCTCAACCCGCAGGCCGTGCTGGGCCAGATCCAGGGCGGGTCGGCGCAGGGCCTCGGGCTCGCGGTGATGGAGGAGATCCAGACCTCCGGCGGGAAGATCCGGAACCCCTCCTTCACCGACTACCTGATCCCGACGGTCCTGGACATGCCGCCGATGAGCATCGACGTCCTGGAACGCCCGGACCCGCACGCGCCGTACGGCCTGCGCGGGGTGGGCGAGCCGCCGACGATCTCGTCCACTCCGGCGATCGTGGCGGCGATCCGGGCCGCGACCGGGCTCGCGCTCACCCGCGTCCCGGTCCGGCCGGAGCACCTGACCGCTACCTGA
- the uraD gene encoding 2-oxo-4-hydroxy-4-carboxy-5-ureidoimidazoline decarboxylase produces MLLTEFNTTDVRPLLTECLAVPRWVDAVLAGRPYADLDALKAAADLPLSSDEIRQAMAAHPRIGEKPAGGFARSEQSGVDNAEDFAAANAEYEAKFGHVYLVCASGRSGEELLEILRARLANDSATELAVAGRELLKIAELRVAKAVTA; encoded by the coding sequence GTGCTGCTCACCGAGTTCAACACCACCGACGTCCGCCCGCTGCTGACGGAGTGCCTCGCCGTGCCCCGGTGGGTCGACGCCGTGCTGGCCGGGCGCCCGTACGCCGACCTGGACGCGCTCAAAGCTGCCGCCGACTTGCCGCTGAGCAGCGACGAGATCCGGCAGGCGATGGCCGCGCACCCGCGGATCGGGGAAAAGCCGGCGGGCGGCTTCGCGCGCTCCGAACAGTCCGGTGTGGACAACGCCGAGGACTTCGCCGCCGCGAACGCCGAGTACGAAGCCAAGTTCGGGCACGTCTACCTCGTCTGCGCGAGCGGCCGCAGCGGCGAAGAGCTGCTGGAAATCCTCCGCGCCAGGCTGGCCAACGATTCCGCGACCGAACTGGCCGTCGCCGGGCGCGAACTCCTCAAGATCGCCGAACTCCGAGTCGCGAAAGCGGTGACCGCGTGA
- a CDS encoding MBL fold metallo-hydrolase: MTLGITFSGGPTALLELGGVRLLTDPTFDAPGDHPVGERVLVKTEDSVLSEDAVGVVDAVLLSHDQHPDNLDDRGRAYLATVPLTLITPAGAARLGGTAKGLAPWEETRVGPLTVTAVPALHGPEGASRLTGDVTGFILTGDGLPTVYVSGDNASVDLVREIAARFRVDVAVLFAGAARTVFFDGAPLTLTSENAVEAAKVLDAAKIVPLHFRGWQHFSEGPDVLRKEFEAAGLADRLVLLEPGQHADV; this comes from the coding sequence ATGACTCTGGGGATCACGTTTTCCGGCGGCCCGACCGCCCTGCTGGAGCTGGGCGGCGTCCGGCTGCTCACCGACCCGACCTTCGACGCGCCCGGCGACCACCCGGTCGGCGAGCGCGTGCTGGTCAAGACCGAGGACTCGGTGCTCTCCGAGGACGCGGTCGGCGTGGTGGACGCCGTGCTGCTGTCCCACGACCAGCACCCCGACAACCTCGACGACCGCGGCCGCGCGTACCTCGCGACGGTGCCGCTCACGCTGATCACGCCCGCCGGCGCCGCGCGGCTCGGCGGGACGGCGAAGGGCCTGGCGCCGTGGGAAGAGACGCGCGTCGGCCCGTTGACCGTGACCGCCGTCCCGGCGCTCCACGGGCCCGAAGGCGCTTCGCGGCTCACCGGCGACGTGACGGGGTTCATCCTGACCGGCGACGGCCTCCCGACGGTGTACGTCAGCGGCGACAACGCCTCGGTCGACCTCGTGCGCGAGATCGCCGCGCGCTTCCGCGTCGACGTCGCGGTGCTCTTCGCCGGCGCCGCCCGGACGGTCTTCTTCGACGGCGCTCCCCTGACGCTGACCAGCGAGAACGCCGTCGAAGCCGCGAAGGTGCTCGACGCGGCGAAGATCGTCCCGCTGCACTTCCGCGGCTGGCAGCACTTCAGCGAGGGCCCGGACGTGCTCCGGAAGGAGTTCGAGGCGGCCGGCCTGGCCGACCGGCTGGTGCTCCTCGAACCCGGGCAGCACGCGGACGTCTGA
- the allB gene encoding allantoinase AllB codes for MDLVVRAARAVTADGEVPVTLGVDGGRIVAVEPGGASLSGDRVVDLGGDVVLLPGLVDTHVHVNDPGRAEWEGFETATRAAAAGGVTTIVDMPLNSLPPTVDVAALEVKRKAATGRVHVDVGFWGGAIPGNAGDLRGLHDAGVFGFKCFLLHSGVDEFPPLDPAGLDEALRELSSFDALMIVHAEDAHEIDSAPEPHGGRYVDFLHSRPRQAENLAITHVIDAARRNSARAHILHLSSSDALPLIAAARRDGVALTAETCPHYLSFVAEEIRDGATQFKCCPPIREAANREQLWQGLADGVIDTIVSDHSPCTPELKRFDSGDFGEAWGGISSLQLGLPAIWTQARQRGFALTDVVRWMAERPAAQAGMRRKGHLAVGYDADFCVFAPDEAFVVDVAKLKHRNPVSAYDRRPLAGVVRSTWLRGTEITGDAPHGELLTRGNC; via the coding sequence ATGGATCTTGTGGTGCGCGCCGCCCGGGCCGTGACGGCCGACGGCGAAGTCCCGGTGACGCTCGGCGTCGACGGCGGCCGGATCGTCGCGGTCGAACCCGGCGGCGCTTCGCTCTCCGGCGACCGCGTCGTCGACCTCGGCGGCGATGTCGTGCTGCTGCCCGGACTCGTCGACACGCACGTCCACGTCAACGACCCCGGCCGCGCCGAGTGGGAGGGCTTCGAGACGGCCACCCGCGCGGCCGCCGCGGGCGGGGTGACCACGATCGTGGACATGCCGCTGAACAGCCTGCCGCCGACCGTCGACGTCGCGGCGCTGGAGGTCAAGCGCAAGGCGGCAACGGGCCGGGTGCACGTCGACGTCGGCTTCTGGGGCGGCGCGATCCCGGGCAACGCCGGCGACCTGCGCGGGCTGCACGACGCCGGCGTGTTCGGGTTCAAGTGCTTCCTGCTGCACTCGGGCGTCGACGAGTTCCCGCCGCTCGACCCGGCCGGGCTCGACGAAGCGTTGCGGGAGCTGAGTTCCTTCGACGCGCTGATGATCGTCCACGCCGAAGACGCGCACGAGATCGACTCGGCGCCGGAACCGCACGGCGGTCGCTATGTCGACTTCCTGCATTCGCGGCCGCGGCAGGCGGAGAACCTCGCGATCACGCACGTGATCGACGCGGCCCGCCGCAACTCCGCGCGGGCGCACATCCTGCACCTGTCCTCTTCGGACGCCTTGCCGCTGATCGCCGCGGCCCGGCGTGACGGCGTGGCGCTGACGGCGGAAACCTGCCCGCACTACCTGAGCTTCGTCGCCGAGGAGATCCGCGACGGCGCGACGCAGTTCAAGTGCTGCCCGCCGATCCGCGAGGCGGCCAACCGCGAGCAGCTCTGGCAGGGGCTCGCCGACGGCGTGATCGACACGATCGTCAGCGACCACTCGCCGTGCACGCCGGAGCTGAAACGCTTCGACAGCGGGGACTTCGGCGAGGCGTGGGGCGGCATTTCCAGCCTGCAGCTGGGCCTGCCGGCGATCTGGACGCAGGCGCGCCAGCGCGGGTTCGCGCTCACCGACGTCGTCCGCTGGATGGCCGAGCGCCCCGCGGCGCAGGCCGGGATGCGGCGCAAGGGCCACCTGGCGGTGGGGTACGACGCTGACTTCTGCGTGTTCGCGCCGGACGAGGCGTTCGTCGTCGACGTCGCGAAACTGAAGCACCGCAACCCGGTGAGCGCCTACGACCGCCGCCCGCTGGCCGGCGTCGTGCGCTCGACGTGGCTGCGGGGCACCGAAATCACCGGCGACGCGCCGCACGGCGAGCTGCTGACCCGGGGGAACTGCTGA
- the pucL gene encoding factor-independent urate hydroxylase: MAITLGPNQYGKAEVRLVTVRRDGPVHHLKDLTVSTSLRGELAATHLTGDNAGVLATDTQKNTVYAFAKEAPVGEIEDFGLRLARHFVGTQENITGARVKLDEHGWDRIAVGGAPHDHAFSRSGDERRTTAVTVQGERAWVVSGIDGLTLLKSTGSEFHGFPRDHYTTLAETGDRILATAVTAKWRYQGVDVDWAESHREIRRLMLETFATKHSLSLQQTLYAMGEAVLEAREEVAEVRLSLPNKHHFLVDLSPFGLKNDNEVFYAADRPYGLIEGTILRDDAEDPGPAWDLH; encoded by the coding sequence GTGGCCATCACCCTGGGCCCCAACCAGTACGGCAAGGCGGAGGTCCGCCTGGTCACGGTGCGCCGCGACGGCCCCGTGCACCACCTGAAGGACCTCACCGTTTCGACGTCGCTGCGCGGCGAGCTGGCCGCGACGCACCTGACCGGCGACAACGCCGGCGTGCTCGCGACCGACACGCAGAAGAACACCGTGTACGCCTTCGCGAAGGAGGCGCCGGTCGGCGAGATCGAGGACTTCGGCCTGCGGCTGGCGCGCCACTTCGTCGGCACGCAGGAGAACATCACCGGCGCGCGCGTCAAGCTCGACGAGCACGGCTGGGACCGGATCGCGGTCGGCGGCGCGCCGCACGACCACGCGTTCAGCCGCTCCGGAGACGAACGGCGCACGACCGCCGTGACGGTCCAGGGCGAGCGCGCGTGGGTGGTGTCCGGCATCGACGGCCTGACCCTGCTCAAGTCCACGGGTTCGGAGTTCCACGGCTTCCCGCGCGACCACTACACGACCCTCGCCGAGACCGGCGACCGCATCCTCGCGACCGCCGTCACGGCGAAGTGGCGCTACCAGGGCGTGGACGTCGACTGGGCCGAGAGCCACCGCGAAATCCGCCGCCTGATGCTGGAGACGTTCGCGACGAAGCACAGCCTTTCGCTGCAGCAGACGCTGTACGCGATGGGGGAAGCGGTGCTGGAAGCCCGCGAAGAGGTCGCCGAAGTCCGGCTTTCGCTGCCGAACAAGCACCACTTCCTGGTGGACCTGAGCCCGTTCGGGCTGAAGAACGACAACGAGGTGTTCTACGCCGCGGACCGGCCGTACGGGCTGATCGAGGGCACGATCCTGCGCGACGACGCCGAGGACCCGGGCCCGGCCTGGGACCTCCACTGA
- a CDS encoding glycoside hydrolase family 27 protein, with protein sequence MRRALAVLATAVAALGLVSPPADALENGLLRTPPMGWNTWNTFECNINETLVKQTTDLMVSSGMRDRGYTYVNLDDCWMTRSRDGAGNLVADPAKFPSGMKALGDYIHARGMKFGIYESAGTETCQHYPGSLGHEQTDANSFAGWGVDYLKYDNCGSPAGETQQDYVRRYSAMRDALKATGRPIAYSICEWGNFSPSTWAPDVGNLWRTTGDITNNWGSIDSIYRQNVGLASAAKPGAWNDPDMLEVGDGMDFQEDRAHFTLWAAMAAPLIAGADLRSASVATFSTYLNSDVIAVDQDSLGKQAKRISSSGGLDVLAKPLSDGDVAVVLFNENSTMKTVSTTAAAAGLPAASSYRLTNLWSKEQTTSTGAISAAVPSHGTVIYRVKPNASGSSTARPLQGASSARCIDINGGATSGAKVDIWDCDGGANQSWTFTSAGELQAGGLCLDASEGGTTAGTKLIAWTCHGGANQKFKLNPDGSITGTQTGLCVDVTGGDKPAGNVNGTQLELWGCNDDANQNWQLR encoded by the coding sequence ATGCGCCGTGCCCTCGCCGTCCTCGCCACCGCCGTAGCCGCCCTCGGGCTCGTGTCCCCACCCGCCGACGCCCTCGAAAACGGGCTCTTGCGCACGCCGCCGATGGGCTGGAACACCTGGAACACCTTCGAGTGCAACATCAACGAGACGCTGGTCAAGCAGACCACCGACCTGATGGTCAGCTCCGGGATGCGCGACCGCGGCTACACCTACGTCAACCTCGACGACTGCTGGATGACGCGCAGCCGTGACGGCGCGGGCAACCTCGTCGCCGACCCCGCCAAGTTCCCCAGCGGCATGAAGGCCCTCGGCGACTACATCCACGCGCGCGGGATGAAGTTCGGCATCTACGAGAGCGCGGGGACCGAAACCTGCCAGCACTACCCCGGCAGCCTCGGGCACGAGCAGACCGACGCGAACAGCTTCGCGGGCTGGGGCGTCGACTACCTCAAGTACGACAACTGCGGCAGTCCCGCCGGCGAGACCCAGCAGGACTACGTCCGCCGCTACTCCGCGATGCGCGACGCGCTCAAGGCCACCGGCCGCCCGATCGCCTACAGCATCTGCGAATGGGGCAACTTCAGCCCGTCGACGTGGGCGCCGGACGTCGGCAACCTCTGGCGCACCACCGGCGACATCACCAACAACTGGGGCAGCATCGACTCGATCTACCGCCAGAACGTCGGCCTCGCGTCCGCCGCGAAACCCGGCGCCTGGAACGACCCGGACATGCTCGAAGTCGGCGACGGCATGGACTTCCAGGAGGACCGCGCCCACTTCACGCTCTGGGCCGCGATGGCCGCGCCGCTGATCGCCGGCGCCGACCTCCGCAGCGCCAGCGTCGCCACCTTCTCGACGTACCTCAACTCCGACGTCATCGCCGTCGACCAGGACTCCCTCGGCAAGCAGGCCAAGCGGATCTCGTCGTCCGGTGGCCTGGACGTCCTGGCGAAGCCGCTGTCCGACGGCGACGTGGCCGTGGTGCTGTTCAACGAAAACAGCACGATGAAGACCGTCTCGACGACGGCGGCCGCGGCCGGGCTGCCCGCCGCGTCGAGCTACCGGCTGACCAACCTGTGGTCGAAGGAGCAGACCACGAGCACCGGCGCGATCAGCGCCGCCGTGCCCTCGCACGGCACCGTGATCTACCGCGTCAAGCCGAACGCGAGCGGTAGCAGCACCGCCCGGCCGCTGCAGGGCGCGTCGTCGGCACGCTGCATCGACATCAACGGCGGCGCCACGTCCGGCGCGAAGGTCGACATCTGGGACTGCGACGGCGGCGCCAACCAGTCGTGGACGTTCACGAGCGCCGGTGAGCTGCAGGCCGGCGGCCTCTGCCTCGACGCCAGCGAAGGCGGCACCACCGCAGGGACCAAGCTCATCGCCTGGACCTGCCACGGCGGCGCGAACCAGAAGTTCAAGCTCAACCCCGACGGCTCGATCACCGGCACGCAGACCGGCCTGTGCGTCGACGTCACCGGCGGGGACAAGCCCGCCGGCAACGTCAACGGCACTCAGCTCGAACTGTGGGGCTGCAACGACGACGCCAACCAGAACTGGCAGCTCAGGTAG
- a CDS encoding CoA-binding protein — translation MSYDVGAVERRAILNRTKSVTLVGASANPARPSYFVATYLLSSTRYEVNFVNPRLDTLFGKPVYASLKDVPGELDLISVFRKHDDLPQVAEEVVDAGARTLWLQLGLWHEPAADRAREAGLDVVMNRCVKIEHARFAGGLHLAGFNTGVISSRRQSAP, via the coding sequence ATGAGCTACGACGTCGGCGCGGTCGAGCGGCGCGCGATCCTCAACCGGACGAAGTCGGTGACGCTGGTCGGCGCGTCCGCCAACCCGGCGCGGCCCAGCTACTTCGTCGCGACCTACCTGCTCTCCTCGACGCGCTACGAGGTCAACTTCGTCAACCCGCGGCTGGACACGCTGTTCGGGAAGCCGGTGTACGCCTCGCTCAAGGACGTCCCGGGCGAACTGGACCTGATCAGCGTGTTCCGCAAGCACGACGACCTGCCGCAGGTGGCCGAGGAGGTCGTCGACGCCGGCGCGCGGACGTTGTGGCTGCAACTCGGGTTGTGGCACGAGCCGGCGGCCGACCGGGCGCGCGAAGCCGGCCTCGACGTCGTGATGAACCGGTGCGTCAAGATCGAGCACGCCCGGTTCGCCGGCGGGCTGCACCTGGCCGGGTTCAACACCGGCGTGATCAGCTCGCGGCGGCAGTCGGCACCCTAG